The Dama dama isolate Ldn47 chromosome 11, ASM3311817v1, whole genome shotgun sequence genome segment ctggggaagcccaacatCTTAGTATTGTGTTAACATGAAAAGTTTTCACCTCTGGACCCTCTGAAGGGGTGAAAGGCACACCAAGGACACTACACTGTTCCATGCTAGGACAGCTTCCTAGAAGCGAGATTACTGGGTCACTgctatgtacattttaaattcagATATGTTTGGCCAAAGCTCTCCAAAAAGTCTGTACCAATTTTCactgggggtggcagaggatgaggtggttggatggcatcactggctcagtggacatgaatatgaacaaactccgggaggtagtgaagcacagggaagccttgcaagatgcagtctatggagtcgcagaaAGTTGGACATGGCTCACAGACTGAACAATTTTCACTACCTAAGGTTGCATGATCATCACTAGTTGAAATGCAAATAATTCACTTACAAATCTTCACTGTGGTAAGTGTCATAATACATTACTGTATTTACCTGTCTAAACCCAACGCTAAAATACAACTCGTGTTTCACGGCAAAAGTAAAATCCAAGTACCCAGATTATTTAGAAAATCAAACCTCAATTGTCAAATACAAGTTCACTGAATAGAGAACTTTGTTTATTGTAGTCACAGATTGTTAAGGGTATTTGTGATTGAATTTCAAAGTATATGTTACTTGCACACGTCTTCCATTTGCTTACAGAGGGTGGGTGAGCTCGACAGATATTTTCATAAgtacaaggtctgaaaaatgtcaGGCTGTGACAGTACAAACAGGATGCTAATTAATTGGTGCGTGGCACAGACATCAGTCTAAGCTGACCCTTAGCTTTAAAACTTCATGCAGAATTACTGGACGTGACCAGTATAACATGTACTGTCAGCACTCAAATGCCAGTGGTGTTCATAAAAATGTCAAAGACAACCTTTCTTGCCCCAAGTGTCAtgtgaaacaaagagagaaagaggaaaaagctcCATTCTGAGGAAAGGACTACTCCCTGTCTCAGGTGAAACCACTGAAAGCTGGGGATCCTCAGTTCACAAGGAATGTGGCCTCCCCTCAACTGTTTCCACATAGTTCCAAAGTGAGGATTTTCAAGCTTTACTTATGACTGAAAAGATCAAGGTTATTAGTGTCAACTAGGGCCTGTGGGGGCCTCTGGGGGTGCACAAACCCCTTTGAGGATAAGATTGAAAGTGTCAACTAGGGCCTGTGGGGGCACTCTGGGGGGTGCACAAACCCCATTGAGGATAAGATTGAAAGCTCCCCACAGGTAAAGCAGTGAAGGATCCATGTACCTCAGAGGAAGGAAGAGGCCTTAGGTCAGAGCAGAATCATGGCCAGGCCTTAGGTCAGAGCAGAATCATGGACTATGGATCCTGAGAAATCACTCAAGCCCAACCTCCTCAGGGAGCCGGAATAGTAAAATGGCTTGTCCAAGGTCAACAGTGGGTTAGAAAGGGAATCAGGCAAGAAATAAGCAGTAAGACTTTGAATAAAGCCACCCAATGTCACCAAGTAACTTTTTCTTATACAAAGAAAGTTCCACCGAAGAGTAAAAGATAACTACAGGAATTGAAGTTTTAAATAGAACTGGAAGGAACCAACATAAGCCCTGTGGTTCAAAAGTTCCTTAGGCATGGCAAAGCGGAAAATAGGACCAGAAATCTTGAAGAGCACTCACCATGTTCCACAAAAACATTGCAGTGTGGACCGCCGTGCCTCGATGATTCCTTCTTGCCTGCTCCTTTGATAAAGTGCAGGGCAGGCAGACTTGGCCTCCTTTGGTCCCCAAGAACTTTTCCAGGCTGCTGCCCCATAAAGCAAGGATAGGCACCCCTTTCCAGAAGAGGGTTCAAGATCTTTCAGAATGATCAGTGAGCTGAGAAGGAAACGGTCTTTACCTGGGATTTCACATTCACCGCATCTCCACCAGTCAGTAACTGAGGTCAATCACAAGACATCTTCCACAAAAAAAGGAAGTGAAGATTTTAGGTTGACTTGTGCAAACAGGAGTTCCGATTATATTCGCAGTTTATCAATTCGAAGTAATGTAACTGCAGTGCGAACCCAAAGTTCCTGGATTTCAAGTGTCTTTTACTGGCTAAGTTTCCTCCCTCTCAAGGAGAAAAACCTAAAGACAAATATTCACAGGGGATGCTGTACAACGGTCAGTGAGGCTAAAGTCGTGTCGATTTCTACACATCGAGGAAACGTGGATCGGTCTTTGAATGCTCCTCCAGAACTTTTCCTGGGGAAGTCACCCACCCTCTATCTTGGTGTCTCCATCTTCCAACAAATTTCCTGCCACACTAGCTGCCGCTCCTGCTTTTTCTCTACCCTGCTCTCCGGAAAAGGACACGGGTCACCCCGACTTCAGCGAGAGCTGGCCCTCTGACGAGAAGGAATGCATGGCCAGCAACTTTTTAAGTCCGCTTTTTAAAAGGCCTGTGAAACCAGTCCAGGCTTTTCCTCTGCATTAAAGTTTCTGGCTGGGCTGAGGCTGAGGGGGCCGTAGGTGACATTGGAAGAAGTCAGGGCATTACAGGCTCACGGGAGCAAggtgggggggaaggggaggCCACTTGACAGCAGGGAGGGGATTTGAATGAGGGGGACGCTCCGAGGGCAAACTTGAGGCCGGGAATCGTAGTTAAGGGGCGGCTCGGGGGTAAAGAGGGAGGctgccggggcggggggcggggggcacgggCGGCTTACTCCGGGGGGCGACGCTCCTCCAAGCCTCAGGAAACGGGGTGTCCCCAGGTCTGGGGAAAGAGACCACAACCCCAGGGTCCCAGAGCCGGGATGGAGCTGATAAGGGACGATGGGCTCTCGCGGCCCCGAAGGCGGGTGGCGGACAGAACGGGGAGGAGGCCTGGCCGCCTCAGCTGCCCGGAGCCTGTGGGGGGGTCTCTATCCGAGACACCCCCCTCCCCCGGGCCCGGACGTGGTTACGGCCGCCGCCGCCAGGCAGTCACATCCCCCGGGCTCCGTCGGAAGACCCGGCCTCCCCGCGCAGGTAGGGGCCGTGGACAACGCAAGGCGGGCTCCTCAGCTGCAGGACCCAGGAACCGGTTCCGGCTCCGGCGCTGCTCAGGGACGGTCACCGGACCCCCGCGGCCGCCATGATGGATTACTAGCCGCTCCACAACGAGGCCagtccccgcccccggccccgccccccgaTGACGTCCGGTGCGCGCCTCGCGTGGGGACCGGGACCCTTCCGACACCGCTTTCGGAGACACTGCGGCGTCTTTCGGCTCTGGTCCCCCTGCCCTCCAGGGCCCGGCCCCGCACGACCTGTTAAATGTGGCTTTCCCGAGGAGCAAGGTGAGTGGTAAGGAAGCTCCCGCCTCCCCTGCACTTCTATTGGTCCCTGAGAATCCGGGTCAGCTCCCTCTCCTACATCCCATTAGCCGACTGGGACAGCAGGGGCTAGAGCTCCCAGCCAACCACTTTCGGCGTAGCCCGCGGGGCAGGCCGGGAGTTGTGGTCCTGCGGCGCCCCCGCCCCTGTCCGCTCTCGCCCGAGCCTTGCCCTCTGCTCTAGGCTCCTGAGTGTCGGTCCCGCCCTCCTGGGAGCCGGTGGACTCTAGCCGGCCTCGCGCAGGGTTGGCCAATGTCTCCCCTGAGCGGGTTGGTAAGGCCGGCGAGGAACCAAAGCAAAGGGAAAACTACGGATTGGATTTCCCCAGAACCGGAGCTGGATCGCTTCCTTGAGCTTCTTTAGGAGAGAGAATTTAGCTCGCTCCTGGAAACCGAAGTATTTGGTGCTTCCACCGCTGCCCCTCACCCCCAACTTCCACCTTGACTCCAAGAAGCATAAATATTAGAACGAgcgaaaaataaacaagtagagaGCGTCGACATATTGCTAACGAATTGTTTCTTTGGAGTATCAGGGAGCCCACTCATTAACAGCATTTTAAGATTAAACTTAAACTTGTCCAATGATGTATGTCAACTTTGTCTCAATTAaactgggtgggtgggggcagggaggggacagtAGAAAAAGATTACACGATCTAATTTCAGGGATGTACACATAATCACATGAAAACATGTTAGCCGAAGCTGTTGAGTTTAGGTCTACAGAACTAGCCAATGACCCATAAAACCAGATCCACACATGCCATAACCCATTTTTATGCAACTAAAATGCACGCTGGTCCCCTTCTTCACTCTCCACATCGTCCCAGAGCAATGCACCTGCCGGGATATACCCATTTCTAAGGGGATCCTCATCACACCTAATCTATACTATGGTCTATTCTGCTTTTCATAAACCatattctcatttaatccttactcTAGCCCAGTAACACAAGTAATGTTTTCCCCtgtatacagatgaggaaaccaagtaaGATGTGAGTTACTCAAGGTCACTGGCCTAGTCATGTGACAGTTTGAGCCCAGATTGATACTACTTCAAAGCCTTTTCTCTTGTACCATTGAATATCAAGTAACTGTTGATCTAATGTTAGTTGATATTTTAGAAGTTGCTACTGATAGTAGGGGAAAACCAGTCGCATCATAAGTGTTGTATGTTCAGTTGTtgtgtattttagaaatatttctgcTGGATTGGGAAATGGTGCTGATTTTATAGATATTGGCTTGTAAAAATAGAGTTCCTTGGAGGTACTGAATGTGAAGCAAATTCAGAAGCAGAATTTATATTTAGATGTTAACTGGGTTAGCTTTGCTCTATCATGAAGTAGTCTGGCTGATGAACTTTGTCCTGGCTTATAGATCACTCTTCAAGTGTCAACACCCTCTTCCCTTTATTTACCCATCACCTTATCCTTACCATCACCCTAACTTTTCTCTTTGAAGATTTCACTTTTTATTCCTCTTCACGCTTTCATCATTTCCTACACATCTTCATTCTTCACTCTCTAGGTTAAAATTGACCAATCAAATCAGAACTCTAACCCACACTTCTTGAACTAATAAATCATTCACAAACATTATTGAGCCCGTGTGCCAAGCATTGTCCTAGATGCTGGGGTACAAATGAGGCGTGGGGGTGGAGGGACTCATCCTTGTCTCCCAGAGCAGACATGGGAGGGACAGGcagtatataaaataagtaacaatCCAAAGTGTAGGTCTCAATgctggaaataaaatttctggACTCCATATCCTTTCACTGTCAGTCCAACCCCTTCTCTCAAGGGTTGCTTTATGATCCATCCCTAGAGCTTAAGCCTACTGACCCACAGTTGCTAATGAGCTTTAATGAAGTCACTTTAATTATGTGAATGGCTTTCATTTATAAACAGGGGTCATATCAAACTTTACAAGGTTATCATGAGAATCAAATGGGACCTTATTTCCCATAAATATTGAGACTAACTATGCTTTCTGAAAGTCAAGGACAGAGGCCAGCAGCACTTGATTTAAAGGTTTATCCCTACTCACcatttactttctgccattttcTAGTTTTAGGTGAATCTCCAAGCCCAGactataatatttttttccagagatGCACTAACGCTGTAGAATGATACTCTTAAGGACTTAAAACTAGAATCCAGAGCCCAGCAAATGCCTGACAGTcagaagtaaataaattttaataaattgccAAATTCAAATTGCCACATTTGAATAAATCCCTTTAAGCGCATATATTCCACTAAGAGTGACACAGTCCAGCCTAATTTTGTGCTCACGCTTATAAAGCAAAGCAACCTACACATTGCTAGAGGAATTCAGAACCAGTGTAAAAActtcagctttatttttaaaaaaatacctactGAAATTACGCTTAACAAGGGCACCCTCTAGTGGGCCACAAAAAAAGTAGCTAATAACCAAAAAGATGTTTTTAGACTTTTATATGTTGGTATCTCCACTTAGTAGGTAACCAGTATTCAGGATATACTGAGTGAACAGCATGGGGTGGCAGCTTGGGAGACCAAGTGAGAAGGGCAAACATTCAGAACCCACTGACGGCCCTGATCAAAAGCAGCCCAGAGCAGGATGCAGGCTCCcatccttccctttccccttcccttcAGGGACATACAACCTGGGACGTGTTCTTGGAAACAAGGGAGCAAACCTAAGGCTGCAACGCGGCCTGTACAACACTCAGTTGTCTGCAGCCCCTTGAAACAGGCAACAGACTAAATGACGTTATAAAGACACACAACTTAACAAAAAAGAGCTGAGTTCCGTTTCCAAACTGTTAGATGCTCCACGTTACCACTGAAACTGTCCTAGGTTTAAATTTTACTAGGTGTTCTAGGTTTAAGTTTAAAGGCCTCTGTCAGAAGAATTTCTGTCTCCCAAGTCGTCCTCACCTGTACTTAGCTCCCAAGTATTACACAGAATACAAGAACAGAAATGGTGATGCCACAtgtataaactaaaaaaaaaaacaaaaaacaaaaacaaacagctcCCCAAATAGCACTCTCATATACTGTCTTTAAAAGAACTGTTTACCCCAAACCCAAATCAGGGCACCATGTTTAGAAAGtcatctgaaaaagaatgcataaaaATTCTAGCCATTCTCAGTGAGACAGAACTTCAGTATCTTGTTTTTACCTTTCAACCCTGAATTATTCAAAAGTAAATGCACTGCTGCTTCAGTTATAGGaggaaaaacttttctttttccatctccACCTTTCTTACtttgttttcacatttatcagagcACCCAAAACAGTCATTCTCTCTGTCCTCAATTATTCAGCTTCTGACAGATCACCCTCAAAGGCAGAACAGATTAAGGCAGCCTGGCGGGGATGTACTTGTGTCTGTCACTAGGGGGAACACGTAACAGGAAATGAGATTCCAACCAAGCAAAAGGCTGCTTGGTTGCTGTGTTCTCCCACTGACTCTTGGGTTCATTTTACCAGCTACACTCTTCAGTGTCATTCTCGCGCTGCAGAGGAGGTGGGAATGGACCCAAAAGAGACCACTGGGGGGATCAGGGAGGCTATGTTTTATATAGGGGCAATTTCATGGGGCACTGTGCCTGGTGAGTTGACGGTGACTATAAGACAAAAGATTCCAAAATAGAATCCAAAATATGATTCCAAAACAGAAGTCTATTCAGCTGGAACTCTGAATGCTTTTAAGGGCCTGAAACTACCCGAAGCACCGAAGTCTGTGGGCAACTCAAGGGGTCAGCAGCAGTAATCACCTTCCCCCTCACTTTGCCTTAAAACAGGAGAAAGCAGGTCTTTGGGGTAGAGGCAGCCCAATGTAGGTCCAGTGATGAATTTCCCGGTTCTTCACTAAGCTGCACGTGGGGACCACCAATCAGATTCTCCACTTTCAAGGGCTGCTCTGCTAGGGTCCACACAGTCCTGGCCGTCAGAGGCTTCTTCTTACCCCTCCTGTTCCAAAAGCCTCTGGCGTGTTTCCATCACAATTTCCTCCATTATTTCTGGCTTTAAGATGTCTTTGATCTGAAAGAGAAAGGACAAAAGTTAATTTGTTCAATCAGTGAGCACACCATCAAGCTGACCCAAATATAGAAACCAGGCCTGGTTAACACGAGCCTTCCGTCTTCCTTTCGTTTATCAGAGGCTAAGTATTCCAAGAAAGGATCTGCTAGAACTAGCTTAATAAATCAGCAAGGTTCTCTCGGATATAGCTGACAAGAACAACAAAGCTATTACTCCAGCATTCACTAGAAAGGCAGCAAAAACTGGGATGGCCAAGGTGAAGTCAGGGGGCCGCTGTCATAAACCAGCCCCACCTGGCACCTCCAACTGCCCACATACCCTTACATGGACATAGATATTGAGAATATTATTAGCATCTCGGGGAAAGCTCTACCAGTCAACAAGGGTGTCCACCAGGTGAGTTCATACTGATGGACATGGTCAAGGTACGTCGGGGGGAGGTGGAGTGGATGACACGCCATACCTGCTCACAGATGGGCGAGAAGGGGAGCCCTGGGTGGCGTACCTGATGTGGAAGGGATGCTTCATAGCAGTACAGGATGCTGGTATCATACAGCATCATCCTCTGAGTTGCCAGCGAGACGATGCAGTTCCGGAGCCGGGAGATCACCTCTCGATCAGCAAGGGAGACCGGCTACCGGGGGAGACAAACAGAATCAAGACGAGAACAAGTGAACGGTTACAGCAGATCACAGGAATCATTTATAGCTGAGGTGGGATCACTCCGGGACTCCAAACCAAGCAAACTGCTGACTCCAAGGAAGATGACAAAGGATGGCTCCCTCAGTGGCTTTTTGGCTGTTACCCTGCAGCTTTGCCATCTGGGCCAACAGAGATCAAAGTCGCTGACTTCATCTCTCCAGAACGAGAGAGGGCAGCACGATGTTTCGAGCAGCCTTCAATGGAAATGCAAACCAGCTCAAACCACAGCCACGCATCAGTAAGAGACGGACAGCGCCCCACCTGCTGCAGAAGCGCAGTGCCGGCTGAATGCCTCTCCATCCCAATAGGGCAGCTGCAGCGTGTACTCACCTCAAGGTTTGCGATGAAGCCCCCTGCATCGTCTTCTTTGTGCTCAGGGGTTGGGTAGACCCAGATGAAGCCATTGTTGCCCAGGATCACTGAGGCACCACACGGCAGGTCATGGAAGTGGGTCTTCTGCCGTTTCACCAGGGAAGGGGAGACCTGAACCAAAACGCCCTGacctagctaaaaaaaaaaaaaaaaatatcacacaTTAAGTCACTGTAGGATCATCAGTGAGGGGACTATAAAGCAGAGTACAGACTGTGTCCTAGGGAGGCTGGAATCAGGGTCCTTGCTGGTGATAACTGCCATGACACGCACATGCAAAATACAGACACTTTCCGGAGGCATGCGTCATTTACACATCCCAAGAGAAGGTgactttcactctcttcttcaccATTTATTCTCCGTTGTGAGCGTCATCATGTTCTGATCCAGGGCTGGTGTGACGGCTGAGAAAAGGTGGAGCCAATGAGGATGTGGGCTTGAGCCTCTTGAGGGCCAAGGAGCACTGCCCTGTTCCACCTTGACCCCAACTGCCTGTCCTGCCCACGAGatatgccactggagaaggggactGGCCTTCCAGGGGACTGGGCGCAAATACATCCCTGATCCTGGCAGGTGAGCTCAAGGCCCACATACCACAGAAGGGGCGTCTGCTACAGGCCCCGGGCCCACAAAGGTCAGCACAGGCAGTGCGCCTGCCTCCTCTCCTGATTCAAGGGCGTGGCTGACTGCAGCCACTCCACTGACCAGCGAAGTTTCTTTTCCACTCAGAAAATGAGAAAGTTCACCCAGACAAAGCTGAGACTAATAAGTCATCATTTGTTTGGGAAAACATGCTGtccttacaaaaataaatagcctCAATAACGTCTGTCACCTTATAGCAAGAAAAGCAACAAAATTTCCTTTAGCGGCTCAAGTGACAAGCCCATCTTTCCTAAGAATAATATCCATTCTCTCGACTGGACGTTTGTCCAAGGGCCAGGGGCCATTGTGTTTCATCAGTCCATGAGCTCCCTTGGCTGCAACTCAGCACTGAGGCCATGCAAAGCCGCCACACCCCTTGGGAGAAAGTGGAGACAGCCACGGGGCCGGGGCCCAGGGTCATAGGGGCTCTTCTGCCAGAACAATCTCCTCCGCAGACAAAGGGCGAGGGTTGTCGTCCTTTATGATGCTACCAGCCCACAACCGCGTGAGTCAGCATCTGCAATGCCAGCCTGTTAACACGTAACTTCCAGGTGCTTCAGGCCAGAATTCCAGAGACAGCTGGAGACTGAGAAATGGATTTGAAGTCTCACTCATCCAATGAGAACACCCAGAGCCCAACTTACTTTTCCGTATTTGAGACTCCTCGTGTGCAGAGAGACGGCTCCATCAGAGAACACTGCCTGGACCTCAGCCTGGCCGGTGATGAAGGAACAAACACTTTGTCATCACCTGTGTCCCTGGTTGCCCCTCCATCCTCATGTCTGTGTCCACCAGGCCCGCCTGCAGCTGTAGATGGACTCGGAGGCCACACTGCTGTGACCTAACCTCTCCCCCTTGGCTGTCATGAATATCCTGACACGAACAccaccttttctccttcctgGGATGAAAGTTAACATCTCCAGGAAACTTTGAGCTGGCTTCAAGCATGAGCCACCATAAGTTACAAGACCGCAAAACATGAGAGGGTCGGCCCAGCCGACCCGGCCAGGCTGAGCAGCAGCAGGTCTGAACAAGAGCTGGAGGGTCAGCTGGAGGGTCAGCTGGGCtgaggagaggggtggggaggggtaaaCTAGGAATCTCGGagtaacatacacacactgctatgtataaacagataaacaagaacctactgtctagcacagtaactctactcaatattttgtaatagtctatataggaaaagaatgtcaaaaagaccatacatatacttatatatgtatgtgtgtgtatatctgattcactctgctatacGCGTAAAACTAATGCgagcatgcgtgctcagtcgcttcagtcattctgattctttgcaacccccggattgtagcccaccaggctcctctgtccatgatattctccaggcaagaatactggtgtgggtagccattgacgtctccaggggatcttcccaacccaaggactgaatcccctcttctgtctcctacattagcaggtaagttctttaccactagcaccacctgggaagcacccaaaactaactatacttcaattttaaaaaaatatttttttaatgtacaaagaaaagagagagagagaaaggctgcATGAGAGCCCTTCGCTCTTGGTCAAGGACTCAGACCCCTGCCAGGGTCACAGGTTTCTCCTGTGAGAGACCTATAATTTAAGCCCCACTTCCCAGCGGCACAGCAAACATAAAGATGCTGGAATGCAAGGTGAAGGATACACTGATAAGGTCCCCTTCTTGCAAGAAACCTCTCATCGCCAGCTCATCTTCTGCAGATCTTCGCCTCTGAAACACACAAGGAGAAGGCCATGTTAGGGAGTCAGACCCTAAACAAAGACTTctatctcttctttctctttcactttctcccgAGACCTCTGAAGGCGGCCACCGTGTGCACATACCAGGGTAGGTAACCTGTGCCACTCAAAGAAGACAAAGCCATGACTACTACTCTGTCTTACGGACGTTCCCGTGGCTCCTCTTCTTTGAATAACATTCAGAATCCTTATGTGATTTGCCAAACCCCAATCGAGCCTACCTACTTGCCGTGACAGCTCGCCACGCTACAGTAAGACCGGCTACCTCCAGGTTAACTGTATCTTTGCTCACACGTTTCCATTTATCTCAGATTCCTGAACTCACTGTTAAAATTCTAGCCATCCTTCAAGGATAGGATCAACTTCAACATTCATTTTTCCTATAAGCTTCTCGTGGCGAACTTAATCATGCCTTTTGTACAATCACACACTTGTTTACTCTTGGACTGCCGGGTATTTAGACCAGTTATCTCATATTCCCTACTAGTCTAAGCTCTTTTAGGAACTGAATTGTGCCTCTTGGATTTTGGTGTTCTCCAGAGAGCCAAGCACCATGAGCCTCTCTGTAAATAGATGTTGGCCTGAAGATTAGGCTGAACCACAGCATTTTACAAAAGGAAGCAGCTTAGGTACTATGGTTGTCTGGAACAACCAAATGTCATTTGATTCATGTAAAGCTGATTTGTAAACAGTTTTTCAAGCAAGACCTTCAGTGAGCAAAACTGATACacccagaaaaggaaaattattagTACCAGGCATCTGAGAGAGCTCCTCTCAAATCTCCTTTGGGATCTTCCCACAGACATCCCAGATTCTACCACATACCAACTGCTGCCTGAGTTGGGAGGCCTGGGCCAAGTGAAAAGCCTATATGGATATCCAGACACCAAACTTCACAGGAGACAAACAGGAGTACAAGTGGCAACCTCAGTATAAAGCAAAGTTCTCTGCTGGAGCAAGGGATCCCAGCACTCTGGCCAGCAATACACAGTCCCAGACACTATACACAGTCCCAGCTGGAGATCCTTACCAGTTCTCCTCCAGGAAGGTTCATGGATGAGAGAAGCAAGACTGAATCCAGCCTGGAGTTGGTCTCCACCTTCCACCTCTTCTGTTGAACCTACAAAACAAAGGAATCCCACACCTGGACACATACTCCAGAGGCCAGAGCTCACACTGTAAATGACCAATAACCCCCGATTGGACAAACCACTTACATCGAACTGTTTACAAACCAACCATTTATATCAAACTGTTTACAAACAAACTGTTTACATCAAGGTCACATAAGAGCCAAACACAGTGAATCCTTCTTTCGTGTAACTGCGTGTAATAGGACGGCTATCTCATTCATTAGATCACCAGCTCACTTTTACTTTGTAAAAACCAATCTGATAAGACTTTACCTCTGTGATTCTCCCCACTACAATGTCTCCCACTTCGCCATTATAtctgaaagaaaaagcagaaggtCCCCCATCAGTGAAAGGACTCTAGGCCAAGACCGAGTACCATTTGAGATTTCAGTTAAAATAGCACGCAGGCCTGGATCAGGCACCACGTTTGGTAAATTCACATAATCATGCTGTTCGAACTTAGTTTCAGGAACTGACAACTTCCAACATTCCTGTGCATGTAAAGTCTCCATCAACTATTCTTACATCATTTATTGCAAGGAGTTCATTAAGTCTGATACCCCTTATTTTGTTAATTGCATGAAAAATGGATACGCATGGGATATTTTCTGGTGGGGTCTGGAACACAGATGAGTTCTGCATCAgccagaggaggagaaaggaaacagaCAGGATACCACCCAAACCAGTCTACTCACGTCTCCCCCACCCACTGGCTGCATGTCTCAGACCCCTTTGCTAGTTCCTCCTCCCAACTCTAATGATGAATTAGACCCTCCATGCTGAAGGCTAAGTCCTTGGGCCTCTTCTCTTTCCAGCCCACACTCACTTTGTGAGCTTATCCAGTTTGATGGCTTTAAATATTACCAATGAGTCCACCACTCTCCTGAATTCAGGCTCTAGCTCTAGTCAACTGCTGGCTACCCAGCACCTTCACTTATGTGACTAACAGAAATCTGTATAAGTTACAAACCTCAAACAAAGCTTTCTAGCAGCCCCTTCAATTCCACTATAGCAAATGGATCCTCTCCCAGTTGTCACCAGCCCAGGAAATAGCAACTCCACCCCTCCAGTTGCTCAAGACACAATCCTCAGAGTCTTTCGAGGAACCCTgtgtctctccctcctcccctctctctcctgctCCAGGGCAAGTCCAGCAGCAGATTCTAGTACCTCCACCTTACCAATATaggcagaaaataaaaagcatcccaaaggaagaagtaaaactatctcttCTCACAGACATAGTCCTACATGTAGAAAATCCCACATACAAAATCCTACAGCTTTTCATGATAAATACACTCAGAACACAAAATACATGCAGAATTGATCACTATTCCCCACTTCTATGGCTATCACCTTTG includes the following:
- the LOC133064379 gene encoding umcharacterized LOC128092248 homolog, translated to MSPTAPSASAQPETLMQRKSLDWFHRPFKKRT
- the EXOSC2 gene encoding exosome complex component RRP4, translated to MALEMRLPVARKPLSESLGRESKKHLVVPGDTITTDTGFMRGHGTYMGEEKLIASVAGSVERVNKLICVKALKTRYNGEVGDIVVGRITEVQQKRWKVETNSRLDSVLLLSSMNLPGGELRRRSAEDELAMRGFLQEGDLISAEVQAVFSDGAVSLHTRSLKYGKLGQGVLVQVSPSLVKRQKTHFHDLPCGASVILGNNGFIWVYPTPEHKEDDAGGFIANLEPVSLADREVISRLRNCIVSLATQRMMLYDTSILYCYEASLPHQIKDILKPEIMEEIVMETRQRLLEQEG